The Sphingomonas sanguinis nucleotide sequence GTCGATGCGGAAGCGGCGCTCCGTTATGCCAATGGCAAGTTCGAGCGCCGCTTCCGCGCGATGGAAGCGGAGGCCGGCGACGCCTTCCCCACGCTCGAACTGGAAGCCAAGGAAGCCCTTTGGCAGGCCGTCAAACGTCGCGACGGGTAAATCGCTCATAATCGGACTCGGCCAGGCGGACGTCATAGACCGCCTGCTCGCCTTCGATGACTTGGTCCAGCACTTCGCCGTGAGCATGGAGCCAAGCGGCCCCCGCCCCGTCTCCCGCGTCCAGCGTAACCCGGTAACGCCGGTGGCCCGAGGTCAGCGCGGCCGCGACCTGTTCGATCAGGTCGTCAATGCCCTCCCCCGTCATCGCCGACACCGCGACGATGTTGGGGCGGCGTGCAGCCTCGACCAGCACGTCTTCACGCGCATCGCCCTCGGTCAGGTCGATCTTGTTCCATGCCTCGAACCGCGGGGTTTCAGGGTCGACGCCGATCTCGGTCAGCACCGCTTCGACATCGGCACGCTGAGCCTCGGTGTCCGGGTGAGCGATATCACGCACGTGAATCAGCAGATCGGCGGATACCACCTCTTCGAGGGTCGCCTTGAACGCCGCGACCAGCTGCGTCGGCAGGTCGGAAACGAACCCCACGGTATCCGACAGGATCGCCTTGTCGATACCGGGCAGGGAAATCTGACGCAGGGTCGGATCAAGCGTGGCGAAGAGAAGGTCTTTCGCCATGACATGAGCGCCGGTCAACCGATTGAATAGCGTCGACTTTCCGGCATTGGTATAACCCACCAGCGCGATTACGGGCCACGGTGCGCGCTGACGGCGCTCGCGGTGAAGTCCGCGCGTTCGGCTGACCTGATCCAGTTCCCGCCGCAACCGCGCCATGCGGTCGCGGATCATCCGGCGGTCGGCCTCAATCTGGGTTTCGCCCGGACCGCCGAGAAAACCGAAACCGCCGCGCTGCCGCTCCAAATGGGTCCAGCTGCGCACCAGACGGCCCGCCTGGTAATCGAGATGGGCCAGCTCGACCTGCAACCGACCCTCAGCCGTCGCGGCACGCTCGCCGAAGATTTCGAGGATCAGGCCGGTCCGGTCGATGACTTTCGCTTCCAGCGCGGTTTCGAGGTTGCGCTGCTGCACCGGGGTCAGCGAGGCGTCGAAGACGACCAGTTGGGCCTCTTCCATCCGCACCTGCTGGGCCACCTGCTCGACCTGACCGCTGCCGATCAGCGTGGCGGGCTTGGGCGCACGAACCCGCAGAGCGACGCGCTCGACCACATCGAGGCCGATGGCCATGGCAAGCCCGGCGGTTTCCTCGAGCCGAGCTTCGGCATCACGCGCGGCATCGCCCTGGTCGGGCAGGACGATGACCGTGCGTGCGCCGCGCGTGAATTCACCGCGATCGCGATCGAAACCCGTGCTCAATCCTCGGCCGATCCCGCCTGCTCTTCGGCCAGGTTCAGCGGCCGTGCGGGCTGAATGGTCGAGACGGCGTGCTTGTAGACGAGCTGGGCCATGCCCTCACGCTGAAGCAGCATGCAGAACAGGTCGAAGCCCGCAATCTGGCCCTGCAGCATGACGCCGTTGATCAGGAACATGGTGACGGGGTCTTCGGATTTGCGCACCGCGTTCAGAAAGATTTCCTGCAAAAGCGGGTTCTTGCGCTGCTGTTCGTTCACGCCCTCGACGATCGCGGCAACGTCCAGCGGACCCGAGGGCATGATGGTGGAGATGGCATGCTTGTAGATGAGCTGCGACTGACCGTCGCGGCGCAGCAATACCGAGAAATTGTCGAACCAGGTGACGATACCCTGGAGTTTCACGCCCTTCACGAGGAACATGGTAACCGGCGCCTTGGAGCGGCGCAGTGCATTCAGAAACAGGTCCTGGAGCGAACCCGATTTGTCGGCCATGGTCGAGCCCTTGTTCTTGGCGGGTCCGTGCCCGCGAGTAGCGCCGTTTCCCGGCGTCGGAATTGCGCCCGTGTGCCGGGCGCGTCCGATATCTATGGTCTCGACGGGCGTTCGTCCAGAGGCCGTGCTCGTTCGTCCATCAATCCTCTCGCGTTTCGCTGATGCCGAGCAGCTTAAGCTTACGATGAAGCGCGGAGCGCTCCATCCCGATGAAGCTCGCGGTCCGCGAGATATTGCCGGAAAAACGTCTGATCTGGACGCGCAAATATTCGCGTTCCCAGCTTTCGCGCGCTTCCCGCAAAGGCGCTCCCATGATCGCGGTCGCCCCGCCGCCACCCATATCGGCCCCCTCGCCCAGCACCTCAGCGGGCAGCAGGTCCAGGTCGATCCGCCCCACCCGGTCGCCCGGCGCCAGGATGATCGTCCGCTCGACGACGTTGCGCAGCTGGCGGACATTGCCCGGCCAGTCATAGGATTGCATCGCGACCATGGCGTCAGGGGCGATCTCGGGCGTGCGGACGCGTCGCTCCGTCGCGTAGTGCGCCATGAAATGCTCGACCAGCGGCGGAATGTCCTCACGCCGTTCCGCCAGCGAGGGGATGGTCACGGGCACGACGTTCAGGCGGTAATACAGGTCTTCGCGGAACCGCCCTTCCGCGATTTCCTGCGTCAGGTCGCGCGCGGTGGCCGACACGACACGCACGTCCACCTTGACGACGCGGGTGCCCCCGACGCGGGTAAAGCTCTGATCCGTCAGGACGCGCAGGATACGCGCCTGAGTCGCGATAGGCATGTCCGCGATTTCGTCCAGAAAAAGCGTGCCGCCATGCGCCTGTTCCAGCAGCCCGGTGCGGACGAGGTCCCCCCCCTCCTCCACGCCGAACAGTTCTTCCTCGACTCGCTCGGGTGTCATGCGCGCCGCGCTGACGACCACGAACGGCGCGTCGGCGCGGTTGCTCCAGCCGTGGAGCAGGCGCGCCGCGACTTCCTTGCCGACGCCCGCCGAACCCATGATAAGAACGCGACTGCCGGTCGCCGCGACGCGCTTCAGGGTGGCGCGGATGCCGTTGATCGCGCTTGATGATCCGGTCAGGTCCGTCTCACGCCCAGCTGAGGCGCGGAGCGAGGCGTTTTCGCGCCGCAGTCGCTCGGTCTCGGTCGCTCGCGCCACCATCAGCAGCAGGCGTTCGGCCTCGAAGGGCTTCTCGATGAAATCGGCCGCACCCTTGCGGATCGCGGCGACGGCGGTGTCCAGATTGCCATGCCCCGATATGACCAGCACGGGGATCGAGGGATCGCGCCGCTTGATCTCGTCGAGCAATTCCAGTCCGTCGAGCTTCGACCCCTGGAGCCACACGTCGAGCAAGACAAGCGACGGCCGACGCGCCGCCATCGCCTCAAGCGCGGAGTCGCTGTCGGCCGCGACGCGGGCGTCATAGCCCTCGTCCTCCAGCACGCCCGCGACGAGTTCGCGGATATCGAGTTCGTCGTCGACGACGAGGATGTCCAAAGCCATGATCTTTTTACGTCCGGGTACGAGTCAAAGCGGTGAGCTGGCCCTCCCCAGCCAGTTCGGGTTCGGCGCCCCCATGGTCCAGCGCCGCCAGGGCACCGGCGTCGAACATCATCGAGACGATAGTGCCGCCGGTGGGATTGTCGGAAAAGCCGATCGTGCCGGCATGTTCCGCAATGATCTTGTTGACGATGGCGAGGCCCAGGCCGGTGCCGCGGGCGCGTGTCGTCATATAGGGTTCGATGATACGGTCACGCTCGGGCGGCAGGCCGATGCCGTTGTCGGTCACGGTAATGGTGACCATGCCACCCTGCTGGCCGACCGTCATCACGACCTCGCCCCCCGCCATGCCTTCGGACCGGGATTCAATGGCTTCCACGGCATTCTTGACGATGTTGGTCAGTGCCTGGCTCATCTGGCGGCGATCGCAGACCAGCGTGGGAGCGGGTTCTTCCTGATCGAGCTGGAAGCGTATTTCGGGGTGTGCGACCTCGTGCAGGAACATTGCCTGGGCGCAGATATCGGCGATCGCCTCTTCGCGAAACACGGGCTTGGGCATCCGCGCGAAGGACGAGAATTCGTCGACCATCCGCCGCAGGTCGCCGACCTGACGTACGATCGTCTCGGTCAGTCGGCCAAAGGTGGGATCCTCCGGTCCGATGACCTTGCCATAACGACGCTGGAGCCGTTCGGCGGCAAGCTGGATCGGGGTCAGCGGGTTCTTGATCTCATGCGCGATGCGCCGCGCGACGTCCGACCAGGCGGCACGTCGCTGGTCGAGCAATTGCTGGGTGATGTCGTCGAAGGTTAGAATGGGGCCGTCGCCGGTCTGGGCAATCCGTACCGCCAGCGTGCGCATGTCGCCATTCAGTTCCACCTGCACTGTGGCTTCGCGCCGTCCTTGGTCGAGCAGTTCGTCCAGCTCGGGCGCGACCTCGCCCAGCTTGCGGCCCACCAATCCGCCCTGATCGGCCCCAAGAAGAAGATCGGCGGAATTGTTGGCGATCCGCACCTGCCGATCGCGGTCGACGGCCACGACACCGGCGGAGACGCCCGCCATCACTGCTTCGATCAGCGCGCGCCGGTTGTTGAGCTGGGCGTTTGCCGTGACCAGTTCGGTGTTCTGCCGTTCCAGCTGGCCGGTCATCTGGTTGAAGGCATTGGCGAGCGTGCCGACCTCGTCACGGGTTCTGGGATCGGGCACGCGTGCCGTCAGGTCGCCGCCCGCGATCCGTCGCGCCGCGTCGACCAATTCACCGACCGGACGGACGAGCCGATCCGCCACGGCCAGCGCGATCCAGACCGCGATACCGACGATCAACAGCGCGATCGCGAACAGGACGAGATTGAATTTCAACTGAAGCGACCGCGCCCGCCCCTGCAACGCGCGATAGTCGTCAAAGACGTCTTCGGCCGCGAAATGCTGCTTGCTGAGGAACTCTGCATTCACCGGCGTACCGATATAAAGCATCAGGCCGTTGCCCTCGGGCAAGGGCGTGACCACCCAGACGCGCTGCTCGTTGATGCCGACCTCGGGACGGCTCAATTTGCTCGCCTGCTGGATCATTTCCGGCGTCACCAACTCGCGGAACGTCGTGTCCGATGGCTGGTTGAAGAAGTCGTAGAACTTGAACCCTTGCTTGGGGTCGTAAGAGAAGAGAACAGACTCGACCGTGTCGCGGACGACCGTCTGCTGCACGAGATAATCGTGGAAATCCCGCCGGTTCTCACGCAGCGCGGGCAGATTGCGCCCGAGGTCCTGCGACATGGCGCGGCCCGTATCGACCCAGCGCTTGATGATCTGCTGCTGCGACTGGCGCGCAATGTCCATCGCGTCGCCGAACGCCTTGCGCGCGCGGTCGGAAATCCAGAACTCGGCCGACGACTGGAACAGCACGGAGGCGGTGACGACCGTCAGCAGGATCGGCACGCTCGCGGTCAGCGAGAACAGCGCGACCAGCCGGACATGCAGCCGCCCGCCGCCACCGACCGGGGATTTCGCCGCGCGCCGCATCGCCACCCGCCGTCCGAGCAGCATCAGCAACAGGACGCCCGGCACCAGATTGAGCGCCAGCAACCCCGCCATGACCGGTGGCGCGATCAGCCCCTGCGCATCATGGCGGCTGGCGATATAGACATAGGTGCCGACCGCGATCGCGGCCGCTCCGAGGACGACCGCAAGTTCCATAACCGGAGTGACCGCGAAGCGAGAGCGCGGCCCTTCGGCAGGTTTAGTGGGCAACACGGACGCCAACATCGTTGCAATCGTACAACGTGAAGCGTGTCCTGCAAGCCACAATTCGTGAAAATTATGTCAACGCCTCGCCATTCTCTTCATCACCATTGACAGGGATGTTCAGCGTATCGAGCCGCTTGCGCAACGTGTTGCGATTGATCCCCATGGCGCGGGCGGCACGAAGCTGGTTGCCGCCA carries:
- a CDS encoding sensor histidine kinase NtrY-like, which gives rise to MELAVVLGAAAIAVGTYVYIASRHDAQGLIAPPVMAGLLALNLVPGVLLLMLLGRRVAMRRAAKSPVGGGGRLHVRLVALFSLTASVPILLTVVTASVLFQSSAEFWISDRARKAFGDAMDIARQSQQQIIKRWVDTGRAMSQDLGRNLPALRENRRDFHDYLVQQTVVRDTVESVLFSYDPKQGFKFYDFFNQPSDTTFRELVTPEMIQQASKLSRPEVGINEQRVWVVTPLPEGNGLMLYIGTPVNAEFLSKQHFAAEDVFDDYRALQGRARSLQLKFNLVLFAIALLIVGIAVWIALAVADRLVRPVGELVDAARRIAGGDLTARVPDPRTRDEVGTLANAFNQMTGQLERQNTELVTANAQLNNRRALIEAVMAGVSAGVVAVDRDRQVRIANNSADLLLGADQGGLVGRKLGEVAPELDELLDQGRREATVQVELNGDMRTLAVRIAQTGDGPILTFDDITQQLLDQRRAAWSDVARRIAHEIKNPLTPIQLAAERLQRRYGKVIGPEDPTFGRLTETIVRQVGDLRRMVDEFSSFARMPKPVFREEAIADICAQAMFLHEVAHPEIRFQLDQEEPAPTLVCDRRQMSQALTNIVKNAVEAIESRSEGMAGGEVVMTVGQQGGMVTITVTDNGIGLPPERDRIIEPYMTTRARGTGLGLAIVNKIIAEHAGTIGFSDNPTGGTIVSMMFDAGALAALDHGGAEPELAGEGQLTALTRTRT
- the hflX gene encoding GTPase HflX; its protein translation is MSTGFDRDRGEFTRGARTVIVLPDQGDAARDAEARLEETAGLAMAIGLDVVERVALRVRAPKPATLIGSGQVEQVAQQVRMEEAQLVVFDASLTPVQQRNLETALEAKVIDRTGLILEIFGERAATAEGRLQVELAHLDYQAGRLVRSWTHLERQRGGFGFLGGPGETQIEADRRMIRDRMARLRRELDQVSRTRGLHRERRQRAPWPVIALVGYTNAGKSTLFNRLTGAHVMAKDLLFATLDPTLRQISLPGIDKAILSDTVGFVSDLPTQLVAAFKATLEEVVSADLLIHVRDIAHPDTEAQRADVEAVLTEIGVDPETPRFEAWNKIDLTEGDAREDVLVEAARRPNIVAVSAMTGEGIDDLIEQVAAALTSGHRRYRVTLDAGDGAGAAWLHAHGEVLDQVIEGEQAVYDVRLAESDYERFTRRDV
- the ntrX gene encoding nitrogen assimilation response regulator NtrX is translated as MALDILVVDDELDIRELVAGVLEDEGYDARVAADSDSALEAMAARRPSLVLLDVWLQGSKLDGLELLDEIKRRDPSIPVLVISGHGNLDTAVAAIRKGAADFIEKPFEAERLLLMVARATETERLRRENASLRASAGRETDLTGSSSAINGIRATLKRVAATGSRVLIMGSAGVGKEVAARLLHGWSNRADAPFVVVSAARMTPERVEEELFGVEEGGDLVRTGLLEQAHGGTLFLDEIADMPIATQARILRVLTDQSFTRVGGTRVVKVDVRVVSATARDLTQEIAEGRFREDLYYRLNVVPVTIPSLAERREDIPPLVEHFMAHYATERRVRTPEIAPDAMVAMQSYDWPGNVRQLRNVVERTIILAPGDRVGRIDLDLLPAEVLGEGADMGGGGATAIMGAPLREARESWEREYLRVQIRRFSGNISRTASFIGMERSALHRKLKLLGISETRED
- the hfq gene encoding RNA chaperone Hfq; amino-acid sequence: MADKSGSLQDLFLNALRRSKAPVTMFLVKGVKLQGIVTWFDNFSVLLRRDGQSQLIYKHAISTIMPSGPLDVAAIVEGVNEQQRKNPLLQEIFLNAVRKSEDPVTMFLINGVMLQGQIAGFDLFCMLLQREGMAQLVYKHAVSTIQPARPLNLAEEQAGSAED